The following DNA comes from Pseudomonas triticicola.
GTCGGGTCGTTGATGGGACATTGTCAGGTTGCCCTTCGCCAACGCCGTAGCGAGGACGAATATCAGGCGCTGATCGCTTCGAACCTTGAAGAACTCGAACGGATCTCGCGCATCGTCGAAAGCATTCTATTTCTGGCGCGCGCCGATGAAGCGCAAGCCGTAGTGGAGCGCCAGCAACTGTCGCTGCATGACGAATCACAGCGCATCGCTGAGTATTTTGAGGGCTTGGCTGAAGAGCGGCGAATGAGCTTCCAAATAACGGGCGATGGTATCGTGCTCGCTGACCCCTTGCTGCTGCGCAGAGCGTTGAGCAACCTGGTGGCGAACGCTGTTCGCTACGCTTACGAGGGCACCGAGATTCTGATACGGGTATTGGAAACCCACGGAGGTGCCCGGATTGAGGTGGAGAACCAAGGGCCGGTGCTGGGCGACGAAACCCTGGGCAAACTCTTCGACCGCTTTTACCGTGGCGATGCGTCTCGGCACCAGAATTCCGACTCCTACGGGCTTGGCCTCGCCATTGTCGTGGCCATCATGCAACTGCATGACGGCCACGTGGGTGTCGAACAGCCAAGGGCCGGGACTATTCGTTTTTCGCTGTCGTTCCCTTGAGCTGCTCGAACGGTGCAAACTGTTCTTCGCCCGCTGCGGGTACCCAATCTTTTAACGGCGTCAGGAAATGCATTTCAAAACGACGTGACAGGAACGCCCACTTTCCGTCCCGACGTTCAAACCTGTCGTGGTAAAGACCGCTGACTTGCACCGGGCCTTTTTCAATGTCATGAAACAGGCAATCCGCAGCTACCGTGCCCACTGCGCTGTCACCCTCGATTTCAATCAGCGGGTTGGCCATCCAGTGGTGCATATGGGGCATCTGGCGCCAGCTGTTTTGCGCCATCGCCAGGATTTCGTCACGGTTTCCAGCCTGGCCAAAACCCGGTAGATCCAGTGTCGACTCTTCGTGCCAGATTGAGCTAAGAAGCGAGGCGTCGATGCGGTCGAAAGCATTGGCGTAGGCGCTGATCAGCGACTCGATGGCGGCGCGACTTTCCAGGGCGTCCAGTCGGGCTGTCAGTTGTTCATTGTTCATGATGAGGTTTCCTGCAGGGGCTGCGCATAAGCGAGGAAGGCAGCCCTGCGCGAGGGCTGCGCTACGGTTGAGCACGTGGTCAGATCTGCGACAGGCCGCCGTCGACCATCAACTCCACACCGTTGACATATTTCGCATCGGCAGACGCAAGAAACAGCGCCGACGAGGCGATTTCCTCAGGCTCGGCCATGTACCCCAATGGCGTGATCTGCTCGACGTGCTGACGCAGCGCGGCGACGTCGCTTTCGCTCATCTTCAAGCCGTTATCCATCAGCGGTGTGCGGGTGAAGCCAGGGCTCAGGACATTCGCTCTGATCTTGCGACCTTTGAGTTCGTTGGCCCACGTCCTGGCAAAGGAACGTACCGCGGCTTTGGAGGCGTTGTAGAGGCTCAGTCCTTCCATGCCATTGCTGGAACAGATAGAGGCCGTCAGCACGATCGAAGCGCCATTTTTCAACAATGGCATCAACGTCTGTACAGTAAAAAAGACTCCCTTTACGTTGATGTCGAACATGTTGAAATAGGCGGCCTCGGTGGTCTCGCCCAGCGGGTTCTTTTCACAAATACCCGCATTGGCAAACACTGAGTCCAGTTGATCGCCGTGCGCCTCAATCGTCGCCTTGAGCTCGTCCAGATCAACCTGGCGCGCGACATCGGAAATGACCGCGACCGCCCTGTCGCCAAGCTTGGCCACCGCAGCCTCCAGCGTGGCTGCAGAACGCCCGGTGATGTAAACGCGCCTGGCGCCCTCGGCAATCAAACCCTGTGCAATCGCAAATCCGATCCCGGTGGACGCGCCGGTGACGACTGCGACCTGATCAGCGAATTTACCTGACATAACTGACTCCTCGATTTCGGTTGTGTGGCTCGACTGGAACCACAGTGCGGCCATTTTGCGAGGAGGCAGGGGCGCAGCGGCACTGCCATAAATGAACATTGGCCGTTCATTTATGTGAGGCGTCAGCCAGGGTTTGATCGTTTAGATTGAAGTCAGCTTATTCAAAGCATGACTCGCAATCGAAAATATTCTGGAGCCGAAGGGTTTCAGAAAGGAGACCTTATGCCTGAGAAAATAGTAGCCCTTCCGGAACAGCGGCGCTGGCTGATGTTCGCCATCCTGTTGGTCGGTGCATTCTTGCCGCCGCTGGATTTCTTCATCGTGAACGTAGCGCTGCCTTCGATTCAGCAATCGCTGGGCACGGCCTCCTCTGCCGAACAGTTGATCATCTCTTCTTACGCGGCGCTGTATGCCGTGACACTGATCACCGGCGGAAGGCTTGGCGACATCTTTGGCCGCATGAGAATGTTCTTCGTTGGCCTGATTGGCTTTGCCGTCGCCTCACTGATCTGCGGTGTCGCCGAGTCACCCTGGGTGTTGATCGCCGGACGCTCGCTGCAAGGCGTGACGGCCGCTGTCATGGCGCCGCAGGCACTCGCTTCAGTGCAGGCGATATTCCCTGAGTCGGAAAAACCCTTGGCGTTGAGCCTGTACGGTGCGGTGTTTGGTTTGGCGTCGGTAGTCGGCCAGGCACTTGGCGGGATTCTGATCTCGCTCAACCTGATGAACCTGGGCTGGCGGTCGATATTTCTGGTGAATCTACCGATTGCGTTGCTGGTCATTCTGATCGCCATCCCCGTGGTCAAGGAAACCCGCGCACCCCAGACCAGCAAGCTGGATCTGGGTGGAACGCTGTTGTCGATGGTGACGCTTGCGGCGCTGATCGTTCCACTGATCGAGGGACGTGAAGCGGGCTGGCCGTGGTGGGCCTGGCTGTCGCTGGCGGCGGTGCCACTGCTGGCCTGGCTGTTCTGGCGCTACGAAGCCCGCTTGTATCAAGCGCAAGGCGCGCCGTTGCTGAACCCTGCTGCACTGCGTGCGCCCGGGCTGGGCCGGGCATTGCTGGTGGCGCTGACTTTTTACGCGATCGGCGTGTTCTTCCTGCTGTTTTCCATCTATTTACAGGGAGCGCTGCATACGAGCCCGCTCAGTGCAGGTCTGGTCTTTCTGCCATTCGGCGCTGGTTTCTTGCTGGGGCCGCTCGCCACCCATCTATTCCGGCGTTTGCTGGGGTCTTATGTGAATCCCTTCGGAATGGCACTCGAAGTGCTGGGGTTCGTGCTATTGGCCTGGCTCGTGGCGCACACGCCAACCGCCGTCACGCCCTCTGCGCTGTCCCTTGCCGTGATTCTCTTTCTGATCGGTTTCGGACAAGGACTGGCCCTTCCGACATTGATGCGCATGATCACTGGACGCGTGGCACCGGCGTATTCCGGCATGATTGCGGGCATCACCAGTTCCACACTGCAAATCAGCACGGCACTGAGCGTAGCGATCATCGGTGGCATTTTTTACACGCTTCTGGGCAAGGACACGGACGCGGCGGCCATCACCCACGCCTTCACCGTCGCCATACTGTGCATCGCTGCGTGTCTGGTGGTAGGCGCAGGACTGAGTCTGAGTCTGGCGCGCCAATCTGCTGCAGAGCTGCAAACGGCGGCCATGCAGCCGGCAGAGTGAATCAACCGCCTGCCTGAGTGCCAATCATGACGGAGGCCAGGTCGGCAAGCGCGCGCAGACTGTCCATCTGGCGCATGTCCTGGTGGTAGCCCATCCAAATGTCGCGGCCTGGTGGCGGTTCATCTGAATCGATCAGACGCAGCGCCGTCAACTGGTCGCCCAAAGCGCGGGGCAATACCGCGACGCCCTGCCCCTGCGCACACATTTGCGCCTGGACTGTGCGGCTGCTACTGGTAAACACGGTACGCGCCAGAGGGTAACGCTGCTGCAGCCACTGCACATCGGGATAATGAGACTGGGCAACACTCATGGTGATCAGACCCAGCCCGGCGCCCTGTGGCTCAGGGTCAGCAGATCCAACGGCTGCGTATAACCCGTAAGTCAGGGAGATCAGCTTGCGGTGCACGATATCGGGTTCGGTGAACGGAACGATTCGAAACGCGATGTCGGCGTCGCGGCGAGCCAGATCAAACAATCGATGCCCGGCAATGACCTCGGGCACGATCAATGGATAACGCCGGCCCAGTTCACTCAGCACCGGGGCCAGCACATAACAGGCGAACCAGTCAGCGCAGGAAATGCGCAGCACACCTTCGGGCTGTGCGCTGTCCCCCGCGAGGCGCCTTTCGATGGCCAACGCACTTTGCTCCATTTCCTGCGCGAGGCTGAGGAGCTTCTCGCCGCTGTCGGTCAACACGAGACCTTGGTTGGTACGCAGGAAAACGGGTTGGCCACTGAACTGTTCCAGCACCTGCAAGCGCCGCCCCACGGTCGGATGGCTGACCCCCAACAGCTTGGCGGCAGCCCCTAATGACCCGCTGCGGGCAATCGCGAGAAAGACCCGCACATCACTCCAGTCCATGCTCCGCCCCCGTACAAAAATGAACAGTGAGAGTGCAGCAATGGCAGTGCCGTAGCAATCCCGTGCCCGACATACTTGTCTGCATTCACCGTCGTCGAATACCAACCGGAGACTGCAAATGAAGATTGGTTTTATCGGAGTGGGATGCATGGGCAGAGCCATTATTCCACTGCTCGTCCGCGCTGGCCATCACGTCTCGGCATGGAACCGCAGTCAGGCGGCGATCAAGGATCTCGAAGGCATCAGCGTTATCGAAACGCCGGCCTCGGCGTTCCAGCAAGAGGTAGTCATCACTCTTCTGGCCGATGATGCCGCCGTCAGGCAAGTGCTGCTCTCCAGCGCTGTTCTGGAAACTGCAGACAAAGCTTGCGTGCATGTCGTGATGTCGACCTTGTCGCCTTCGCTGATGTTGGAGTTGCAGCGCGAACATGAAGCCGTCGGCATGCCATTGATCGCGGCGCCGGTCTTCGGCGTGCCCGCCGTGGCGGCCAAGGGCGAGTTGAATATCCTGGCGGCCGGATCGCAGGCCGCTGTCTCGACCGTCCAACCGCTGTTCGACCTGCTCGGGAAAAAAACCTGGTATCTGGGCGACCAACCTGAACAGGCCTGTATCGCGAAAATCGCCGGCAACATGATGATCACCCAAGCCATCCAGTCGCTGGGCGAAGCCAGCGGACTCGTTCAACGCCACGGACTGAGCCCTTCGATTTTCATCAAGCTCATGACCCAGACCCTGTTCGCCTGCCCCAGTTATCAACGTTATGGGCAGAACATCGTCAGCAGCAATTTTGAACCGGGATTCAAACTGTCGCTTGGCCTCAAGGATATGAATCTGGCGATCGATGCGGGTCGTCTCAAGGGGCTGGAGTTGCCAGCGGCGGATGCCGTGCGATTGAAAATGACGTCGGCGGTAGCCAGGGGAGATGGCGACAAGGACTGGTCGGTTTTTGCTCAGCAGACGAATCATTGAGAAGCTCTTTCGAACACCTGTCACGAGGTCATTCATGGAAAACTCCGACATCGCGCGTCAACTCTCAACATTCAGGAAAACCATCGACAATATCGACGCCGCCCTCATCCACCTGCTCGCGGAACGGTTTCGCTGTACCGATGAGGTCGGATTGCTCAAGGCCCGATATCAGTTGCCTGCGGTAGACGAGGCCAGAGAGCAGCAGCAATACCAGCGTCTGGCAGCACTTGCTCAGGAGGCCGAGCTGGATACGGCCATCGTGCAGAGGCTGATGCAGTTGGTCATTGGCGAAGTGGTCGAGCGCCACAAGCAGATCGCCGCCAGGCATGCCCCGGCACCCGCCAATAACCCTGACCCTCGGGCCTGACCCCGGCGCCACTTATCGAAGCAATCAGACAAACGAGCAGAACCGCATGAAATGGCCAACGATCGAGCAAATTCGCAGCTTCACCGATTTACCCTATGGCTACAGTTGGGATTACCTGAAACGTGAGGAGATCAATGTCGCGACAGATTTTTTCCGGACATGGTTTCCCTCCATTTCGGTGGGGTTGGCAAGCCCGTTTCTGGACCAGCAGTTCTACGCAGACAACGTGGTGCTCGAAGACGATCCGGATCGAGGCATATTCGCTACCGTCGTCCGCCAGAACGATGAGATTGTCGCTATCGCCACGTGGGAAAAAATTGACGGTGCTGACGTTATTTTCGGGCGGGTCGGCGCGGTAGCCAAACCGCACAGACAAGCCAGACTGGCCGTTGCGGCCCAGGACCTGGGAGAAAAAATCGGCACGTTCATGGGCGCGGGGCTGATCTATGGCATGGCAACAACCCGCACGCCGTATATGCAACAAGCACTGGAGCAAGCCGGTTACAAAGCGGTAGGGATAATGCCTGGCTTGGACCGGGAAGAAACAGCACCTGGAATCGTGCGCAGGGTTTACGAAGTCATCTACGTAAAACGGCTCGCACCACACGCCGACTTTCTCATTCCTGCCGGTCATAACCTTACCCCTACAGTCGCGCGACTTTACGCAGATATATTTCAAGGTGATGACGACACGAACTGACGAGCCAGCCTAGCAGCGAACCAACCATCGAAATGCTTCTGATCAGTAACGCTACCGGCTCGCGCCTTTTGCATCGATCGAGGTAGCCACATTAGGTAATGAGTTCAAAAAGACTCAGCAGCGGCTAAAAGCACCTGTGGGGTTGATTAATAGATGAGAAGTGAACTGAGTGGACGCGGCTCTGGCCCCTGAGTTAGCTTTCGTAACCGTTCTAACTTGGGGCTCCGCAATCATGACTGACCGTCAGATCATTGTTCCAGATGGCATGAGATTGATCTACGAGCGCGCGGGTTATGCACCAGCAGTAAAGGTAGGAAAAACTCTCTACTGCGCGGGTCAGGTAGGCAGGACGCCGGAATTATCCGTCATTGAAGAACCTGAGCAGCAGTTTTTAGCTGCATGGGACAATCTCCGGATCGTCTTGGAGGCAGGTGGCTGTAAATTTGAAGATGTCGTAGAAATGACAACTTACCACGTCGACATGCACCGTCACATGCCAATTTTCAGACGCGTAAAGGATAAAGTATTTCCGAGAAACACTTGTGCATGGACCTGCATTGGTGTCAGTGAATTAGCTCGACCTGGACTTCTCGTGGAGATCAAGTGCGTCGCAGTAGAGCGATAACCCTCTGACAAGAACCTGCATATCCAGGTCTTAAAATGGGTGACTACGCATGCGGTGGTAGATTCAAAATTACACTTGCCTGCTGCATCGGTAGGCGCGTGATAACACTTTACGCCGACGGCTAATACTGACTGGAAGCAGGCGCCAATCAATTCCGATGCGAGCAGAAAAATGCCTATCAGCGGATATCCTTAGCACTCGCTAAACGCAAATCCAAAGTCATCGCTTGACACTTGTGCCGCTTCGTTAAGTCGTTGGCGCAGCGCAGCCGTTAGCTGCCTCTCCACCACCCACGGATCCGACAGCGCGGCGAGTTGTGGCTCCAATTGCGGCGACAGGCTCATTAGCGAATGATTAAGCGATCGCGCCGTTTCAAAAGCGGCTTTCTGCACAAAGCTGATTTCCACCAGCTCCCCCTGCGCCTTGCGAAACTCCATCTCAGCCATCCGCGCCAAGTAGTGCTCGCGATGTGCACGCGCTTTCTGAAAGTCCGGGGACTGCCCTTGCGCGGGATCAACGGGCGGCGGCGCAGCCATGTTGGTCGGTTCGGATTGTGTAGCGACGTGGCTGTACACATTACGCTGAAGCCGCTCCTGTTGGTGGCGAGCAGCGACGGCAGCCTTGCTCGGGTCAGCGGTATCGCGGATCAATGCTTCGGTGGCCAGAACGTCGACCTGCTTGCCATTGGGGACAGGACCAGTCGACCGTTTTCCTTCAGCCAGGTGATGTAACTCGGTGAGCGGCCGATGTGTGCGGCGAAGGCGCTCTTGGATAGGTACGTGGCTGCGGTCATACCAGCATGCCGATCAACCATTAAGAGATACTTTGGACCTGTT
Coding sequences within:
- a CDS encoding nuclear transport factor 2 family protein, translated to MNNEQLTARLDALESRAAIESLISAYANAFDRIDASLLSSIWHEESTLDLPGFGQAGNRDEILAMAQNSWRQMPHMHHWMANPLIEIEGDSAVGTVAADCLFHDIEKGPVQVSGLYHDRFERRDGKWAFLSRRFEMHFLTPLKDWVPAAGEEQFAPFEQLKGTTAKNE
- a CDS encoding RidA family protein, encoding MTDRQIIVPDGMRLIYERAGYAPAVKVGKTLYCAGQVGRTPELSVIEEPEQQFLAAWDNLRIVLEAGGCKFEDVVEMTTYHVDMHRHMPIFRRVKDKVFPRNTCAWTCIGVSELARPGLLVEIKCVAVER
- a CDS encoding MFS transporter, whose amino-acid sequence is MTRNRKYSGAEGFQKGDLMPEKIVALPEQRRWLMFAILLVGAFLPPLDFFIVNVALPSIQQSLGTASSAEQLIISSYAALYAVTLITGGRLGDIFGRMRMFFVGLIGFAVASLICGVAESPWVLIAGRSLQGVTAAVMAPQALASVQAIFPESEKPLALSLYGAVFGLASVVGQALGGILISLNLMNLGWRSIFLVNLPIALLVILIAIPVVKETRAPQTSKLDLGGTLLSMVTLAALIVPLIEGREAGWPWWAWLSLAAVPLLAWLFWRYEARLYQAQGAPLLNPAALRAPGLGRALLVALTFYAIGVFFLLFSIYLQGALHTSPLSAGLVFLPFGAGFLLGPLATHLFRRLLGSYVNPFGMALEVLGFVLLAWLVAHTPTAVTPSALSLAVILFLIGFGQGLALPTLMRMITGRVAPAYSGMIAGITSSTLQISTALSVAIIGGIFYTLLGKDTDAAAITHAFTVAILCIAACLVVGAGLSLSLARQSAAELQTAAMQPAE
- a CDS encoding NAD(P)-dependent oxidoreductase produces the protein MKIGFIGVGCMGRAIIPLLVRAGHHVSAWNRSQAAIKDLEGISVIETPASAFQQEVVITLLADDAAVRQVLLSSAVLETADKACVHVVMSTLSPSLMLELQREHEAVGMPLIAAPVFGVPAVAAKGELNILAAGSQAAVSTVQPLFDLLGKKTWYLGDQPEQACIAKIAGNMMITQAIQSLGEASGLVQRHGLSPSIFIKLMTQTLFACPSYQRYGQNIVSSNFEPGFKLSLGLKDMNLAIDAGRLKGLELPAADAVRLKMTSAVARGDGDKDWSVFAQQTNH
- a CDS encoding LysR family transcriptional regulator, which produces MDWSDVRVFLAIARSGSLGAAAKLLGVSHPTVGRRLQVLEQFSGQPVFLRTNQGLVLTDSGEKLLSLAQEMEQSALAIERRLAGDSAQPEGVLRISCADWFACYVLAPVLSELGRRYPLIVPEVIAGHRLFDLARRDADIAFRIVPFTEPDIVHRKLISLTYGLYAAVGSADPEPQGAGLGLITMSVAQSHYPDVQWLQQRYPLARTVFTSSSRTVQAQMCAQGQGVAVLPRALGDQLTALRLIDSDEPPPGRDIWMGYHQDMRQMDSLRALADLASVMIGTQAGG
- a CDS encoding SDR family oxidoreductase translates to MSGKFADQVAVVTGASTGIGFAIAQGLIAEGARRVYITGRSAATLEAAVAKLGDRAVAVISDVARQVDLDELKATIEAHGDQLDSVFANAGICEKNPLGETTEAAYFNMFDINVKGVFFTVQTLMPLLKNGASIVLTASICSSNGMEGLSLYNASKAAVRSFARTWANELKGRKIRANVLSPGFTRTPLMDNGLKMSESDVAALRQHVEQITPLGYMAEPEEIASSALFLASADAKYVNGVELMVDGGLSQI
- a CDS encoding chorismate mutase, with product MENSDIARQLSTFRKTIDNIDAALIHLLAERFRCTDEVGLLKARYQLPAVDEAREQQQYQRLAALAQEAELDTAIVQRLMQLVIGEVVERHKQIAARHAPAPANNPDPRA